In Geminocystis sp. NIES-3709, a single genomic region encodes these proteins:
- the ureC gene encoding urease subunit alpha: protein MSFFIDRRAYAETFGPTIGDRIRLADTELIIEVERDYTVYGDEVKFGGGKVIRDGMGQSGISRADGAVDTVITNALILDWWGIVKADVGIKDGKIFKIGKAGNPTIQPKVDIIIGAVTEVIAGEGMILTAGGIDTHIHFICPQQIETAIASGITTMIGGGTGPATGTNATTCTPGEWHIYRMLESADAFAMNLGFLGKGNSSQPEGLIEQVKAGAMGFKLHEDWGTTPWSIDTCLSIADEYDVQVAIHTDTLNEAGFVEDTINAFKNRVIHTYHTEGAGGGHAPDIIKVCGQMNVLPSSTNPTRPYTMNTLEEHLDMLMVCHHLDRGIPEDVAFAESRIRRETIAAEDILHDLGAFSMIASDSQAMGRVGETIIRTWQTAHKMKVQRGVLNPPQSPLANKGSLNDNFRAKRYVAKYTINPAITHGIADHVGSIEEGKLADLVLWKPAFFGVKPELVIKGGMIAYAQMGDANASIPTPQPRHSQPMFGSFGGAIASTCLTFVSQISLELDIKGKLGLRKPTIAVKNTRNLSKADMKLNDYAPNMEVDAETYEVRADGELLTCEPANILPMAQRYFLF from the coding sequence ATGAGTTTTTTTATAGATAGACGTGCCTACGCTGAAACCTTCGGACCTACAATTGGCGATCGCATTAGATTGGCGGATACAGAATTAATTATCGAAGTTGAGAGAGATTACACAGTTTACGGGGATGAGGTAAAATTCGGTGGTGGAAAGGTAATTCGGGATGGTATGGGGCAATCGGGCATTTCAAGGGCAGATGGTGCAGTAGATACAGTTATCACTAACGCTTTAATTCTCGACTGGTGGGGTATTGTTAAGGCGGATGTAGGCATTAAAGACGGTAAAATTTTCAAAATTGGCAAAGCTGGAAATCCTACTATTCAGCCCAAAGTAGATATTATTATCGGTGCTGTCACAGAAGTTATCGCTGGAGAAGGGATGATTTTAACTGCTGGAGGTATTGACACTCATATTCATTTTATCTGTCCTCAACAAATTGAAACAGCGATCGCATCGGGAATTACAACAATGATTGGAGGTGGTACAGGGCCAGCTACAGGTACAAATGCCACGACTTGCACTCCCGGAGAATGGCATATATACCGAATGTTAGAATCTGCTGACGCTTTTGCTATGAATTTAGGCTTTTTAGGTAAGGGTAATAGTAGTCAACCCGAAGGCTTAATCGAGCAAGTAAAAGCGGGGGCGATGGGTTTCAAACTCCATGAGGATTGGGGTACAACTCCTTGGAGTATAGACACTTGTTTAAGTATTGCTGATGAATATGATGTACAAGTTGCGATTCATACTGATACCTTAAATGAGGCGGGGTTTGTGGAAGATACCATTAACGCTTTTAAAAACAGAGTTATTCATACTTATCATACGGAAGGGGCTGGAGGTGGCCACGCACCAGATATTATTAAGGTATGTGGGCAAATGAATGTTTTACCCTCCTCAACTAATCCTACTCGCCCTTATACGATGAATACCCTCGAAGAACATTTGGATATGTTAATGGTATGTCATCATTTAGATAGAGGAATTCCTGAAGATGTGGCTTTTGCTGAGTCGCGCATTCGCCGTGAAACGATCGCGGCTGAAGATATTTTACACGATTTGGGGGCTTTTAGCATGATTGCTTCTGATTCTCAAGCTATGGGTAGAGTGGGAGAAACCATTATTCGTACATGGCAAACTGCCCATAAAATGAAGGTACAAAGAGGAGTTTTGAACCCCCCTCAATCCCCCCTTGCTAATAAGGGAAGTCTTAATGATAATTTTCGAGCAAAACGGTACGTTGCTAAATATACTATTAACCCTGCTATTACTCATGGTATTGCGGATCATGTAGGTTCGATCGAGGAAGGTAAATTAGCAGATTTGGTGTTGTGGAAACCTGCTTTTTTTGGGGTAAAACCTGAGTTAGTCATCAAAGGTGGCATGATTGCCTATGCTCAAATGGGAGATGCTAATGCTAGTATTCCTACTCCTCAGCCGAGACATTCTCAACCGATGTTTGGTAGTTTTGGCGGTGCGATCGCATCTACTTGTTTAACTTTTGTTTCTCAAATCTCTTTAGAATTAGATATTAAAGGCAAATTAGGATTGAGAAAGCCCACAATAGCAGTTAAAAACACCCGTAATTTGAGTAAGGCGGATATGAAGTTAAATGACTATGCACCAAATATGGAAGTTGATGCAGAAACCTATGAAGTACGAGCAGACGGTGAACTTTTAACCTGCGAACCTGCTAATATTTTACCTATGGCTCAACGTTATTTTTTATTTTAA